DNA sequence from the Sphingomonas taxi genome:
CGCACCGCGATCCGGTCGTTGAGGATGTTGTTCACCTGGAGCTGGAAGCTGAGGCTCTTCGCCCAGGTCGCCTTGGTCAGTTTCTCCGCGTCGATCGTACTGTAGAGCGCGAGGAAGGTCCGCGCCGAGAAGCGCAGGTCCGATGCCGCGATCGTGCTGCGGACGCGCGTCGGCGCCTGCCACATGCCGAAGATGCCGCCCTGAACCGGACCGTAGGACCCACCGAACGATCCCTGCGCCTCGTAGCGTGACCGGCCGCCATTGCCGCTGATCGACTGGCCGTCGAGCAGATCGAGCGTCGGCTGACCGGGCTGCGCCAGCAGCCGGTCGTCGATCCGCGCCGTCATGGTGACGAAGGCATAGAGCGACGGCCGCGGCTTGGGTGGTGGCGGTGGCGGCGCGTCCTTGGCCGGCGGCGTGGCGGGCGGTTTCGGCTCCGGGCCGATCATCGTCCAGAGCGACATCTTGCCCTGGATCTTGCGTTCGCGTTCGCGCGCCAGATTGACCGGGCGGACGTCGACGCTGGTCAATTGCCCGGCCGCATCGCGGACGAACCGGTCCGGAAACGCCGATTGCAGCGCCACCGTCACCGCCTGCAGATAGCCGATCTGGCCGTCGATCCGCGTCGCGATATAGTCGAGGTTGAAGCGCAGCTCCTTGCCCTTGATCGGTTGCCACGCCAGCCCGGCGGTATCGACCTGCCGCCGCTCCGGCCCCAGCGCGGGATTGCCGCCCGCGGTCACCGCGACGAGGCCGCTGGTGCCGGTGACGAAATCGAAGAACGGCGCATTGGGAACGATGACCACCGGGTTGGTCAGCAACGCGATATCGGGTGCCGTCTGGCTGACGTTGGTCGAGACGGAGACCTGCAACGGCGCGACCGGCGTCCAGATCAGGCCGAGATTGCGGCTCGCGAGGCTGCCGTAATCGGACACCGCCGACACGCCGAGCGATGCATTGGCGGAAAGCGACCCGATCGCATCGAGCACGCCGCGGCTCGCCGAGGCGATCGGCAGGTCGAGCGCGACGCTACCGCTCTTGATCACCCGACGCAGGTCGAGCAGCGCCGCCGGCGTGTCGGTCGCGACGCCGCCGCTGGACGAACGGGCGAAATCGCCGGTCAGCGTCATCTGCGCATCGCCCGCGGGCAGCGCCAGCAACGGCCCGACCACGGTCGCCTTGCCAACCAGCGTCTGCACCACCGTGCGGCTGCGGCTGACCAGCCGGTCGACGACGGCATTCGCGCCGAGCGGCTGGAACGGATCGGCGCCGGCGTCGATCGCCGCCTGGATCGCGTCGGTCGCGATGCCGCGATCGACCGCGGCGGTGGTCCGCGCCCGATCGTAGCTGCCGGTCACCGTCCAGATCCACCGCTTCAGACTGCCCTGCACGGTGCTGCCGGCATGAAGCGAGAGCGCCTGCGTCCGCTGACGCAGCGTCCCCGCCTCCGGCAGATAGCGATAGAGCAGCACGTCGGTGGCGAAGGGCGACGCCGGATTGCCGGCAGGTACCCGCAGCACCGCGGTCGGCAGGCCCGCCAGCCCGACGCCGCGCTGCGCCTCCATCGTCAGGTTGAGCGATGCGGTCACCGTCTTGCCGATCGGCACCGACTGCGTGCCGTCGACCCGCAACTGATCGCGGCTCGCGAGCGACTGATAGGGCGCCAGATCGGTGACCCGGGGAACCCCCGCGGCGTAACCGGCGAGCGTGCCGCGCGCGACGGAATCTCCCGGCACCGCCGCCGCGGTCACCGCCCTGCCCGCCAGCGCATCGAGCGCCGGATCGATCGCACCGCCGCCGTTGCCGGTGACGTTGCCGGTCAGGTCGAACAGGTTGCTCGCATCCGGCACCGTCGACCGCCGCGCCCCGGACAATGGGTCCTGCCGGTCGTAGTTGATCGTCACCGAGGTGCGGCGCGCATCGTCGAGCCGCGTCGAGCCGAGTTCGAGCGCGGCGGTGCTCGCGCCGCCATCGGTGGTGGTGCCCGCGCCCTCCTCCACCGCGAGCGAGCGAAAATGCTTCTTGGTGATGAAGTTGGTCACCCGCACCGTCGGCGGAAAGCCGAACCGCGCCGATTCCTGCTCGGGCAGGATCTCGGTCCGCTCGATCGCCTCGGGCGGCAGCGTCCGCAGCTCGCCATAGCCAGAAATCCGCCGGCCGTTGAGCAGGAACACCGGATCGGCGCCGCTGTTCGAGGTGGTCAGCGGCTTGAGCAATTTGAGGATGTCGTCGATCCGCGTCGCGCCCAGCGCCTTGAGCGCCTGCGCGTCGAGCACCGCGACCGGCGCAGCATCGCCGATCACCGACCCGCGCAGCCGTTCGCCGGTGATGACGATGTCCTGCGGCGTATCGTTTCGGGTTGCCGGCGCCGCAGCCTCCTGCGCCTGTACGGCCGGGGCGGTCGCCAATAGCGCCACGCCGGCGAGCCGATATCCTCTCCCGACCGCCATCCCCCCCCCGACCTTCCCCGCCGCCCGCGTCGAAAGACGAAGACTATGGAGCGAAAGACGAGGTGACAAATCGATTGTGCGATCGTCTTGTTCGCGCAGGACAGTTCAGCGCCGAAACTTGACGATATCGGCGATTATCCGCGGTAGAACACCAACGCGACTACGACGATCAGCAGCGATACGATCAGCAGCACCGGCACGCGCCGCGCCCTACGGCCTGCCGCGGCGGCCTCGTAGGCATCCATGTCGAAATAGAAGCGCCCCGCAGCCGGCATGCGGATCGACCCATCGGCGATCATCGCCGCGAACGCCTTCGCCTCGCGGCCCGCGGCGGGGGTGAAGGGCATCGCATCCGACGCGGTCACCGCCCGCGCCTCGACGAAGCGCGGCGCGATCGTGCCGTGGACCAGATAGCGGTCGCGCACCGTGCCGCGTGGCTCGACGCGGGTCAGCCGGCCGCTCATCGCCGCTTGCCCTGGTGGCGGACGTTCGCCGGGCGGCCGCGATGCTTGATGACGCGATCCTTGCGCCCCGACCCGACGTGCCGCGGTCCGGGTGCCGCGCCCTTGCCGCCGGGCAGTTCGAAGCGCAGCGCGCCCGACACCGGATTCGCCTCCGCCAGCCGCAGGTCGATACGCTGGCCGAGCGTATATTCCTCGCCGGTCTGCTCGCCGATCAATTTGCGTGCCGCCTCGTCGAAACGGAAATATTCGCCGCCCAGATCGCGCACCGGCATCAGCCCGTCGCCACCGATCCCCTCGACGGTGGCGAAGAAGCCGTAATTCTGCACGCCGGTGATCCGCGCCGACAGCGTCTCGCCGACCTTCTCGGCGAGATAGGCGGCGACATAGCGGTCGATCGTGTCGCGCTCGGCCTCCATCGCACGGCGTTCGAGGCCGCTGATCGTCTCGCCGATGACGTCCATCGCCGCCGCGTCGGTCTGGCCCAGCCCGCCCTCGCCGAGCCGATAGGCGGACACCAAAGACCGGTGGACGAGCAGATCCGCATAGCGCCGGATCGGCGAGGTGAAATGCGCATAGGAACCGAGCGACAGGCCGAAATGCCCCTGATTGGCCGGGGCGTAATAGGCCTGCGTCTGGGTGCGCAGCACCTGTTCCATCACCTGCGGCCGGAAATCGGCGTCGCCGACGCGGTCGAGCACGTGGTTGAACGTCGCCGGGCGGATCACCTGCCCGAGTGCCAGCGGCACGTCGAACGTCTCCAGATAGTCTTTGAGCGCGACCAGCTTCTCGCGGCTCGGTGGTTCATGGACGCGATACATCACCGGTGCCTTCTTCGCCTCCAGCGCCTTGGCGGCGGCGACGTTGGCGGCGATCATATAATCCTCGATCAGCCGGTGTGCGTCGAGCCGTTCGCGCGGCGCCACCGACATGATCCGCCCCATCTCGTCGAGCACCACCCGCCGCTCGGGCAGGTCGAGATCGAGCGGCTCGCGCGCATCCCGCGCCTTGGCGAGCGCACGCCAGCAGGCCCAGAGCGGCGTCAGCACGTCGATCATCCGCCCCTCGCCGGCGTCGATCATCGCCTGCGCATCCTCATACGCCAGGTTCGCCGCGATCCGCACCCGCGCGCGCGTGAAGCGCCAGCTCTTGAGCGCGCCCGACTTGCCGACCTGCAAATGGCAGACCAGCGCCGCGCGATCCTCGCCCTCCTTGAGCGAACAGACTTCGGCGGACAGGATCTCGGGCAGCATCGGCACGACGCGGTCGGGGAAATAGACCGAATTGCCGCGCCGCCGCGCCTCGCGATCGATCTCGGACCCCGGCCGCACGTAGAAACTGACGTCGGCGATCGCCACCACCGCCTGCCAGCCGCCGGCATTGGCGGGATCGTCGTCGGGCGCCGCCCAGACCGCATCGTCATGATCGCGCGCATCCGCCGGATCGATCGCGACGATCGGCAGATGCGTCAGATCCTCGCGATCGTCGCCGAGCGGCTGCTGCGACACGCGCGCCGCCTCGTCGAGCGTATCGCCGGTGAACACGTCGGGGATGCCGAGCTTGTGGATCGCGATCAGCGAGAAGCTGCGCGGCGCGAACGGATCACCCAGCCGCTGGACGACGCGCACGCTGATCCGCGGCGGCCGGCCGGTCATCTCCGTCATCACCAGATCGCCCGCCTCGGCGCCGCCGGTGTCGGAGACGGGAAATTCGCGCCGGTCCTTCTTCTCGACCCCGGTCAGCCAGAACCGCTCCCCCTCGCGGCGCAGCACGCCGAGCACCTGTTCGGACGCCTTGGCGAGCACCTTCATCGGATGCGCGATCCAGCCGTTCCCGGCCTCCTCGGTCCGCGCGAGGATGCGCTCGCCGATCCCCAGCGCGCCCCGCTTGCGTTCGCGGACGCGCAGCCGCGGCGGCGGCGTTTCCGCCTCCCAGCGATCGGGCACCGCCCAGACGTTGCCGCCGTCGTCGACGTCGGCGACGCGCAGCACCGTGACCTTGGGCAGGCCGCCCATCTTGTGGAAGGCGCGGCCGGGGGCGCCGTCGATCAGCCCCTCGTCGGCCATGTCCTTGAGCATCGCCTTCAGCGCGATCTTCTCCTGCGCGGTCAGGCCGAACGCCTTGGCGATCTCGCGCTTGCCGGCGGGAACGTCCGAGGTTTCGATGAACTGGAGGATCTGCGCCTGCGTCGGCAGGCCGGGTCTGGTCTTGTTTTTCACAGACCAGAGATAGGGACTGCACCCGCCGCCGTCATGCCCCAACTTTGCGCGGACGCGCCGGAGGGTCTACAGGCGCACGATGCCGCCGATCCGCGTTTGTGCGCTCTACCGCTTCACCCCCTTCCCCGACCCCGCGGCCTTGCAGGCGCCGCTGCTCGCCGCCTGCGAGGCCGCCGGCGTGCGCGGCACGTTGCTGCTCGCGCGCGAGGGGATCAACGGCACGATCGCCGGGCCGGATGCGGGGATGGAGGTGGTGCTGACGCATATCCGCGCGCTGCCCGGCTGCGCGACGCTCGACGTCAAGGAAGCGCGCGCCGACGCGATGCCGTTCCACCGCACCAAGGTGCGGCTCAAGCGCGAGATCGTGACGATGGGCGAACCCGCGATCGACCCGCTCGACGCCGGCCATTACGTCGATCCGGCCGAATGGAACGCGCTGATCGCCGATCCCGCGACCCTGGTGATCGACACGCGCAACGATTACGAGGTGGCGGTCGGCAGCTTCGCCGGTGCGGTCGATCCGCAGACGCGCACCTTCCGCGAATTCCCGGCGTGGTTCCGCGAACATCGCGACGAACTGCTCGCCGGCACGAAGCAGGTCGCGATGTTCTGCACCGGCGGCATCCGCTGCGAGAAGGCGACCGCCTTCCTCAAGGCCGAGGGCGTCGACGACGTCTTCCACCTCAAGGGCGGCATCCTACGATATCTCGAGGACGTGCCGGCGGAAGAGAGCCGCTGGCAGGGCGAATGTTTCGTCTTCGACGAACGCGTCGCGGTCGGTCACGGCCTGACGCCGGGCACCCACGGCCTGTGCCGCGCCTGCCGGATGCCGGTGTCGCCAGCCGACCGCGCCTCGCCGCTGTTCGAAGAGGGCGTCAGCTGCCCACGCTGCCACGCCGCGCGCAGCGAAATGGATCGCGCCCGCTATGCCGAACGGCACCGCCAGGCGCTGCTCGCCGAGGCGCGCGGCGAGGCGCATGTCGGCCGGCGGTACGAAGAGGACGCCTCTCCTTCCTGAAGTCAGCGGCCGGGGTGTCCCGCGTTAGAGATGCGTCTCACGACCGTGCGTCGCACCGTCGCATGTCGCTCCCCCGCTCGCCAAGCATACTCCGTCACCCCGGACTCGTTCCGGGGTCCACGCCGCGGCGAGGAGACTAGCTTGAGGGGAAACCATCCTCTTGCGGCTCGGTGGACCCCGGAACAAGTCCGGGGTGACGAGCTTTTGGACGAGCCCGATCGAGCCTCATCCTCCCGCCCCTCCTCTAGGAGGGCTGAACGGCTTACCGAGACGCCTCAATAGCTCCGTGCGAGCAGCACCCGTTCGACCGCCGGTTCTCCAGTGAACACGCAGGCGCCATCCGCCACCGCCGCATCGGACGGCGCGTTGCGGATCGTCAGCTTGAGCGCCTTCAGCCGCTCGACCACCGCGTCAAGCGCCGCGCCGGTCGGCCGCGCCCATTGCACCTCGACCCAGCCGGGATTCTTCACGCCCTCGGCGAAATGCGCCTCGACC
Encoded proteins:
- a CDS encoding TonB-dependent receptor produces the protein MALLATAPAVQAQEAAAPATRNDTPQDIVITGERLRGSVIGDAAPVAVLDAQALKALGATRIDDILKLLKPLTTSNSGADPVFLLNGRRISGYGELRTLPPEAIERTEILPEQESARFGFPPTVRVTNFITKKHFRSLAVEEGAGTTTDGGASTAALELGSTRLDDARRTSVTINYDRQDPLSGARRSTVPDASNLFDLTGNVTGNGGGAIDPALDALAGRAVTAAAVPGDSVARGTLAGYAAGVPRVTDLAPYQSLASRDQLRVDGTQSVPIGKTVTASLNLTMEAQRGVGLAGLPTAVLRVPAGNPASPFATDVLLYRYLPEAGTLRQRTQALSLHAGSTVQGSLKRWIWTVTGSYDRARTTAAVDRGIATDAIQAAIDAGADPFQPLGANAVVDRLVSRSRTVVQTLVGKATVVGPLLALPAGDAQMTLTGDFARSSSGGVATDTPAALLDLRRVIKSGSVALDLPIASASRGVLDAIGSLSANASLGVSAVSDYGSLASRNLGLIWTPVAPLQVSVSTNVSQTAPDIALLTNPVVIVPNAPFFDFVTGTSGLVAVTAGGNPALGPERRQVDTAGLAWQPIKGKELRFNLDYIATRIDGQIGYLQAVTVALQSAFPDRFVRDAAGQLTSVDVRPVNLARERERKIQGKMSLWTMIGPEPKPPATPPAKDAPPPPPPKPRPSLYAFVTMTARIDDRLLAQPGQPTLDLLDGQSISGNGGRSRYEAQGSFGGSYGPVQGGIFGMWQAPTRVRSTIAASDLRFSARTFLALYSTIDAEKLTKATWAKSLSFQLQVNNILNDRIAVRDRNGVTPYRFQPAFLDPYGRIVKLSVRKLF
- a CDS encoding ribonuclease R family protein, producing the protein MKNKTRPGLPTQAQILQFIETSDVPAGKREIAKAFGLTAQEKIALKAMLKDMADEGLIDGAPGRAFHKMGGLPKVTVLRVADVDDGGNVWAVPDRWEAETPPPRLRVRERKRGALGIGERILARTEEAGNGWIAHPMKVLAKASEQVLGVLRREGERFWLTGVEKKDRREFPVSDTGGAEAGDLVMTEMTGRPPRISVRVVQRLGDPFAPRSFSLIAIHKLGIPDVFTGDTLDEAARVSQQPLGDDREDLTHLPIVAIDPADARDHDDAVWAAPDDDPANAGGWQAVVAIADVSFYVRPGSEIDREARRRGNSVYFPDRVVPMLPEILSAEVCSLKEGEDRAALVCHLQVGKSGALKSWRFTRARVRIAANLAYEDAQAMIDAGEGRMIDVLTPLWACWRALAKARDAREPLDLDLPERRVVLDEMGRIMSVAPRERLDAHRLIEDYMIAANVAAAKALEAKKAPVMYRVHEPPSREKLVALKDYLETFDVPLALGQVIRPATFNHVLDRVGDADFRPQVMEQVLRTQTQAYYAPANQGHFGLSLGSYAHFTSPIRRYADLLVHRSLVSAYRLGEGGLGQTDAAAMDVIGETISGLERRAMEAERDTIDRYVAAYLAEKVGETLSARITGVQNYGFFATVEGIGGDGLMPVRDLGGEYFRFDEAARKLIGEQTGEEYTLGQRIDLRLAEANPVSGALRFELPGGKGAAPGPRHVGSGRKDRVIKHRGRPANVRHQGKRR
- a CDS encoding rhodanese-related sulfurtransferase — translated: MPPIRVCALYRFTPFPDPAALQAPLLAACEAAGVRGTLLLAREGINGTIAGPDAGMEVVLTHIRALPGCATLDVKEARADAMPFHRTKVRLKREIVTMGEPAIDPLDAGHYVDPAEWNALIADPATLVIDTRNDYEVAVGSFAGAVDPQTRTFREFPAWFREHRDELLAGTKQVAMFCTGGIRCEKATAFLKAEGVDDVFHLKGGILRYLEDVPAEESRWQGECFVFDERVAVGHGLTPGTHGLCRACRMPVSPADRASPLFEEGVSCPRCHAARSEMDRARYAERHRQALLAEARGEAHVGRRYEEDASPS